A genome region from Brooklawnia propionicigenes includes the following:
- the dhaL gene encoding dihydroxyacetone kinase subunit DhaL: MELSPQILGGWLDAFAAEVAENEALLTDLDRQIGDADHGANMVRGTKAVAALDPADFADARSYAKKTAMTLISTIGGASGPLYGTFFLRLAAALPDDGPIGHAAWLEALRAGVQGVMDRGKANLGDKTMLDALIPATDAFENEPDHPWQSAADAAAAGRDATVPMVARKGRASYLGQRSAGVADPGATSATLLLVAAARTLA, from the coding sequence ATGGAGCTGTCACCACAGATACTCGGCGGCTGGCTGGATGCCTTCGCAGCCGAGGTCGCCGAGAACGAGGCACTGCTGACCGATCTCGACCGTCAGATCGGCGACGCGGACCATGGCGCGAACATGGTCCGCGGCACCAAGGCGGTCGCCGCGCTCGATCCGGCCGACTTCGCCGACGCCCGCTCATATGCGAAGAAGACCGCCATGACACTGATCAGCACGATCGGCGGCGCCTCCGGTCCGCTGTACGGCACCTTCTTCCTGCGGCTGGCCGCGGCTCTGCCCGACGACGGCCCGATCGGGCACGCCGCCTGGCTGGAGGCGCTGCGAGCCGGCGTCCAGGGTGTCATGGATCGAGGCAAGGCGAACCTCGGCGACAAGACGATGCTGGATGCGCTGATCCCGGCCACGGATGCCTTCGAGAATGAACCCGACCATCCCTGGCAGTCGGCGGCCGACGCGGCAGCAGCAGGCCGCGACGCCACGGTGCCGATGGTGGCGCGCAAGGGCCGGGCGTCCTATCTCGGCCAGCGCAGCGCCGGAGTCGCCGATCCGGGCGCGACCAGCGCCACCCTGCTGCTGGTTGCGGCGGCGAGGACGCTCGCGTGA
- the ftsH gene encoding ATP-dependent zinc metalloprotease FtsH, translating to MTDPQPSQQAEVPTPERSSDEPHRPVRSQAPSGPPPLDSPRPWRTEGLPKESKGQNGKKEPKKSRLWQFWVIAGIALLGLWGLLTWQDASNAPPTIPYTEFISQVEAGNVKEIYAQGDTIQGELTNEAKLPDDGDDSTEEGNYTQFTTERPTFAQDNLLSDLQAHGAVVRATPVVEQRGAVANLISSLVLWGLLIGVSIWAFRKIAKAGGGLGGFGMQREVKPIEKTAVRVNFSDVAGIDEVKEQVDEIVDFLKSPDKYRKVGARAPRGVLLEGQPGTGKTLLARATAGEADVPFFSASASEFIEMIVGVGAQRVRQLFDEAKKVAPAIVFIDEIDAIGRARGSSRASGSNDEREQTLNQILTEMDGFDGTEGVVVMAATNRSDVLDPALTRPGRFDRVITVSPPDQIGREKILKVHTRQIPLATDVNLKALAQTTPGATGADLANLANEAALRAARRNDTLVYQADFTNALEQIQLGVARSVLIPEDEKRRTAYHEGGHALLGMLQKGADPVRKVSIIPRGQALGVTLSTPDTDRYGYDEQYLLGRIVGALGGMAAEAAVYGVVTTGAESDLRSATSIARQMVGKWGMSAKVGPMTVLFDDVNPRELGISDETLSVVDAEVRAIITKCHAKAVELLNENRDKLDAIANELLIKETLDEAEVYKIAGIERPVQDDFHSESVGTSAD from the coding sequence ATGACCGATCCCCAGCCGTCGCAACAGGCCGAGGTACCCACGCCAGAGCGCTCGTCCGACGAGCCTCATCGTCCCGTCCGCTCACAGGCGCCTTCGGGCCCGCCGCCGCTGGATTCACCGCGCCCGTGGCGCACCGAAGGCTTGCCGAAGGAGTCCAAGGGGCAGAACGGCAAGAAGGAGCCGAAGAAATCGCGGCTGTGGCAGTTCTGGGTGATAGCCGGGATAGCGTTGCTCGGATTGTGGGGTCTGCTGACCTGGCAGGACGCCAGCAACGCGCCACCGACGATCCCCTACACCGAGTTCATCTCGCAGGTCGAGGCCGGAAACGTCAAGGAGATTTACGCCCAGGGCGATACCATCCAGGGCGAATTGACCAACGAGGCGAAGCTGCCTGACGACGGTGACGACAGCACCGAAGAGGGCAATTACACCCAGTTCACCACTGAGCGCCCGACGTTTGCGCAGGACAATCTGCTGTCCGATCTGCAGGCCCACGGGGCGGTCGTGCGCGCGACACCGGTGGTCGAGCAGCGCGGCGCAGTCGCGAATCTGATCTCCTCGCTGGTGCTGTGGGGCCTGCTGATCGGTGTGTCGATCTGGGCCTTCCGCAAGATCGCGAAGGCGGGCGGTGGCCTCGGCGGCTTCGGTATGCAGCGCGAGGTGAAGCCCATCGAGAAGACGGCGGTGCGAGTCAACTTCTCCGATGTTGCCGGCATCGACGAGGTCAAAGAGCAGGTGGACGAGATCGTCGACTTCCTCAAGAGCCCCGACAAGTACCGGAAGGTGGGAGCCCGCGCGCCGCGCGGGGTTCTGCTCGAAGGCCAACCCGGCACCGGCAAGACGCTGCTGGCCAGGGCGACCGCCGGCGAGGCCGATGTGCCCTTCTTCAGCGCCTCGGCCAGCGAGTTCATCGAGATGATCGTCGGCGTCGGCGCCCAGCGGGTGCGTCAGCTGTTCGACGAAGCCAAGAAGGTAGCGCCCGCGATCGTCTTCATCGACGAGATCGACGCCATCGGACGTGCGCGCGGCTCCAGCCGCGCCTCGGGCAGCAACGACGAGCGCGAGCAGACGCTGAACCAGATCCTCACCGAGATGGACGGCTTCGATGGCACCGAAGGTGTGGTCGTGATGGCTGCGACGAACCGTTCCGACGTGCTCGATCCCGCGCTGACCCGGCCGGGGCGTTTCGACCGAGTGATCACGGTCAGCCCGCCCGACCAAATCGGCCGCGAGAAGATCCTGAAGGTGCACACCCGCCAGATTCCGCTGGCCACCGACGTGAACCTGAAGGCGTTGGCCCAGACCACGCCGGGCGCCACCGGCGCCGACCTGGCCAACCTCGCCAACGAGGCGGCGCTGCGGGCGGCACGGCGCAACGACACGCTGGTCTACCAGGCTGATTTCACCAACGCCTTGGAGCAGATCCAGCTGGGTGTGGCGCGCAGCGTGCTCATCCCCGAGGACGAGAAGCGCCGCACCGCATACCACGAGGGTGGTCACGCGCTGCTCGGCATGCTGCAGAAGGGCGCCGACCCGGTGCGCAAGGTGTCGATCATCCCGCGCGGCCAGGCACTCGGTGTCACCTTGTCGACACCCGATACCGACCGTTACGGCTATGACGAGCAGTACCTGCTCGGACGCATCGTCGGCGCGCTCGGCGGCATGGCTGCCGAGGCCGCGGTCTATGGCGTGGTCACCACCGGCGCCGAGTCGGATCTGCGCTCGGCCACCTCGATCGCCCGCCAGATGGTCGGCAAGTGGGGCATGTCGGCCAAGGTCGGCCCCATGACCGTGCTGTTCGACGATGTGAACCCGCGCGAGCTCGGCATCTCCGACGAGACGTTGTCGGTGGTGGACGCAGAGGTACGGGCGATCATCACCAAGTGCCATGCCAAGGCGGTTGAGCTGCTCAATGAGAATCGGGACAAGCTTGATGCCATCGCCAACGAGCTGCTCATCAAGGAGACGTTGGACGAGGCCGAGGTCTACAAGATCGCCGGAATCGAGCGTCCGGTGCAAGACGACTTTCATTCCGAGTCGGTCGGCACCAGCGCAGACTGA
- the dhaK gene encoding dihydroxyacetone kinase subunit DhaK: MKKLINDPGTVVADALRGIEAAHPGTLKVDHTNRLIVRGDAPRPGKVAVISGGGSGHEPLHGGFVGPGMLDAAVCGEVFTSPTPDQVLAALQAVDSGEGTLMIVKNYTGDVMNFEMAGELAAADGIEVTSVVVADDVAVTDSLYTAGRRGVGGTVVVEKIAGAAAEAGRSLAEVTALAQRTADAARSMGLALTSCTVPAAGRPTFDLADDEIELGIGIHGEPGRSREKLAPVHDLAARLVNPILDDLDFTGAPVIVICNGMGGTPLIELYGLYAEVSDLLAARGVQIARNLVGNYITSLEMAGASITLVKADSELLDYWDAPVSTTGLRW, encoded by the coding sequence ATGAAGAAGTTAATCAACGATCCTGGCACTGTCGTTGCTGATGCGTTGCGTGGCATTGAGGCCGCGCATCCCGGGACGCTGAAGGTAGACCACACGAACCGTCTCATCGTCCGCGGTGATGCTCCCCGGCCCGGCAAGGTCGCTGTCATCTCCGGTGGCGGGTCCGGACATGAGCCGCTGCATGGCGGATTTGTCGGCCCGGGCATGCTCGACGCAGCAGTGTGCGGCGAAGTCTTTACCTCCCCCACGCCCGATCAGGTGCTGGCCGCGCTCCAGGCCGTCGACTCGGGCGAGGGCACCTTGATGATCGTCAAGAACTACACCGGCGACGTCATGAACTTCGAAATGGCCGGCGAGCTCGCGGCGGCCGACGGCATCGAGGTCACCAGCGTCGTGGTGGCCGATGACGTCGCAGTCACCGACTCCCTGTACACGGCCGGACGCCGAGGTGTCGGCGGCACGGTCGTCGTGGAGAAGATCGCTGGTGCCGCTGCCGAGGCCGGGCGCAGCCTGGCCGAGGTCACCGCGCTCGCTCAGCGAACCGCCGATGCCGCCCGTTCCATGGGGCTGGCCCTGACCTCGTGCACCGTGCCCGCGGCCGGACGTCCGACCTTCGACCTCGCCGACGACGAGATCGAACTGGGCATCGGTATCCATGGTGAGCCGGGACGCAGTCGCGAGAAGCTCGCTCCGGTACATGACCTGGCGGCCCGGCTGGTCAATCCGATCCTGGACGATCTCGACTTCACCGGCGCTCCGGTCATCGTCATCTGCAACGGAATGGGTGGCACGCCGCTGATCGAACTCTACGGGCTGTATGCCGAGGTCAGCGATCTACTGGCTGCCCGAGGCGTGCAGATCGCCCGCAATCTCGTCGGCAACTACATCACCTCGCTCGAAATGGCCGGAGCTTCGATCACCTTGGTCAAAGCCGACAGCGAACTGCTCGACTACTGGGACGCCCCGGTGTCGACCACGGGCCTGCGGTGGTAG
- the mshC gene encoding cysteine--1-D-myo-inosityl 2-amino-2-deoxy-alpha-D-glucopyranoside ligase, which produces MHAWPAARVPNLPRNTNPEIDDRVRVWDTESRALKAVGPQTGSAGLYVCGITPYDATHLGHAFTYLTFDLLQRAWRDLGLDVTYVQNITDVDDPLLERAEETGEDWRELAASQVELFRTDMRSLRVLPPDHYVAATEALDLVIGTVQELDAKQFAYRVADEQYPDWYFRSDAVEGFGQISHLTRAEQLAEFAEKGGDPDRAGKVDALDSLVWLLKRDGEPSWPSALGQGRPGWHVECTAIAQHYLGSDFSVQGGGRDLAFPHHEMCAAVGRAVTGERFAQAYVHVGMVALNGEKMSKSLGNLELVSRLRAGGVAAPVIRLALLAHHYRNDWEWFPTDIERAQRRADAWVAAFRAPAGTPAGPVIDDLRRAMRGDLNSPRALAAVDEWTAAALAGDGTDSQAPTQVAEAVDALLGVSFD; this is translated from the coding sequence ATGCATGCCTGGCCTGCCGCTCGCGTTCCGAACCTGCCCCGCAACACCAATCCTGAGATCGATGATCGGGTCCGGGTGTGGGACACCGAATCCCGTGCGCTGAAGGCGGTAGGGCCCCAGACCGGTTCTGCCGGTCTCTATGTCTGTGGCATCACCCCGTACGACGCCACCCATCTGGGTCACGCGTTCACCTACCTGACGTTCGACCTGCTGCAGCGGGCCTGGCGCGACCTGGGGCTCGATGTCACCTATGTGCAGAACATCACCGACGTCGATGATCCGCTGCTCGAGCGCGCCGAGGAGACCGGCGAGGACTGGCGGGAGCTGGCCGCATCGCAGGTCGAGCTCTTCCGCACCGACATGCGCTCGTTGCGGGTGCTGCCGCCCGACCACTATGTGGCGGCGACCGAAGCCCTCGACCTGGTCATCGGCACCGTCCAGGAGCTGGACGCCAAGCAGTTCGCCTACCGGGTCGCCGATGAGCAGTATCCGGACTGGTACTTCCGCTCCGACGCCGTGGAGGGATTCGGGCAGATCTCCCATCTGACTCGCGCCGAGCAGTTGGCCGAGTTCGCCGAGAAGGGTGGTGATCCGGATCGTGCCGGCAAGGTGGACGCCTTGGACTCGCTGGTCTGGCTGTTGAAGCGGGACGGTGAGCCGTCGTGGCCCTCCGCGCTGGGGCAGGGGCGCCCGGGCTGGCATGTGGAGTGCACGGCGATCGCGCAGCACTACCTCGGCTCGGACTTCTCAGTGCAAGGCGGCGGACGCGACCTGGCCTTTCCGCATCACGAGATGTGCGCGGCTGTCGGACGCGCGGTCACGGGGGAGCGCTTTGCCCAGGCATATGTGCATGTCGGCATGGTCGCTCTCAACGGCGAGAAGATGAGCAAGTCGCTGGGCAATCTGGAGCTCGTCTCGCGGTTGCGTGCCGGGGGAGTCGCGGCGCCGGTCATCCGGCTGGCACTGCTCGCCCATCACTACCGCAACGATTGGGAATGGTTCCCCACCGACATCGAGAGGGCGCAGCGGCGGGCCGACGCCTGGGTCGCCGCATTCCGGGCACCCGCCGGCACTCCCGCCGGACCGGTGATCGATGATCTGCGTCGTGCCATGCGCGGTGACCTCAACTCGCCTCGGGCGCTTGCCGCGGTGGACGAATGGACGGCCGCCGCGCTGGCCGGTGATGGCACCGACTCCCAGGCGCCCACCCAGGTCGCCGAGGCTGTGGACGCCCTGCTGGGGGTTTCGTTCGACTGA
- the dhaM gene encoding dihydroxyacetone kinase phosphoryl donor subunit DhaM: protein MIGIVVVSHSRPLADDVVALAQQMVPADAPRIAVAAGMDDGSFGTDAAAIALAIASVDSPDGVLVLLDLGSAVLSTELAIEFLDGDLAKRVMISPAPLVEGLLSAVVSASTGASLVEVDQEARGALQAKSAHLTDGKHSPELLQVARPPAKQPAPNHRVVWRATVRNPHGIHVRPAAMIVTSLRGLDADVTFSNASTGRGTARGDSLSSIAGLEVACGQILEARISGPDADTARDVLAGLATQNYGEDLKPRAARTSEAGSGHPGRAAAVRAFGDVPAAAERRAVMAPVTQVGLRPPVGDYRPLTPKDELARFNGAVAEVDEFLDSIIAGGEAVPGILEAQRMMLADRELQHGVVGRITAGFSAVDAVDDQLTGMARSFDKFTDAYLRERGQDLRSLRRMLLLALLGRRLEQETPDEPRIWVLEELDAATAMRLDPRLCMGVVTIAGGSSGHGMLAAQARGIPVLTGCREAAEITDGQLVAFDPVAREFWPHPDQALRVELARRNAERTAAAERAQLRAHEPAVTTSGQTIKVEANIGSVDDAQAAAHQGADGSGVVRTENIFAKDLTAPSVEAQTEVFVRIGQTIGGPITIRTWDPSGDKPLAFMPNQPEDNPALGERGIRMMRKVPQIFRDQIKAALLAAQQVDLQLMIPMVTDPEEMAWAKQQVETVRAELGVDPVPVGMMIEVPAAALRVAEFAALVDFVSVGTNDLSQYTQAADRTNDAVRQLARQDSPAVLELIRLIRAALPGIPMAVCGDLASDLDATRTLIELGADELSVRPGMVAEIKEVVRAI from the coding sequence GTGATCGGAATCGTTGTCGTCTCGCACAGCCGTCCGCTGGCCGACGACGTAGTGGCCTTGGCCCAGCAGATGGTCCCGGCGGATGCACCCAGAATTGCGGTGGCCGCCGGCATGGACGACGGCAGTTTCGGTACCGATGCCGCGGCCATCGCTTTGGCGATCGCCTCGGTCGATTCGCCCGATGGTGTGCTGGTGCTGCTCGATCTGGGCAGCGCGGTACTCAGCACCGAGTTGGCGATCGAGTTCTTGGATGGTGACCTCGCCAAACGGGTCATGATCAGTCCCGCGCCCTTGGTGGAGGGGCTGTTGTCGGCAGTCGTGAGCGCCTCTACCGGCGCGTCGCTGGTCGAGGTCGATCAGGAGGCTCGGGGTGCGCTGCAGGCGAAGTCCGCTCACCTGACCGACGGCAAACATAGCCCCGAGCTGTTGCAGGTGGCGCGTCCGCCGGCGAAACAGCCAGCGCCCAACCACCGAGTGGTCTGGCGGGCGACGGTGCGCAATCCGCACGGCATTCATGTGCGGCCGGCAGCGATGATCGTCACCTCGTTGCGCGGCTTGGACGCCGACGTTACTTTCAGCAACGCCTCCACCGGCAGAGGCACCGCACGGGGCGACAGCTTGTCGAGCATCGCAGGACTAGAAGTGGCCTGCGGACAGATCCTCGAGGCGCGGATCTCGGGACCGGACGCCGACACCGCCCGCGATGTGCTGGCCGGACTGGCCACCCAGAACTACGGTGAGGATCTCAAACCCCGGGCCGCACGCACGAGCGAGGCCGGCAGCGGACACCCAGGACGCGCCGCCGCGGTACGGGCATTCGGTGACGTCCCGGCGGCCGCCGAACGCCGAGCGGTCATGGCCCCGGTGACCCAGGTCGGCCTGCGTCCACCGGTCGGTGACTACCGCCCGCTGACACCCAAGGACGAACTGGCGCGCTTCAACGGGGCCGTGGCAGAGGTCGACGAGTTCTTGGACAGCATCATCGCCGGCGGCGAAGCGGTGCCGGGCATCCTCGAGGCTCAGCGGATGATGCTGGCCGATCGCGAGTTGCAGCACGGCGTGGTCGGGCGGATCACCGCCGGTTTCAGTGCCGTCGATGCGGTGGACGACCAGCTGACCGGCATGGCGCGTTCCTTCGACAAGTTCACCGATGCCTACCTGCGTGAACGTGGCCAGGACCTGCGGAGCCTGCGGCGGATGCTGCTGCTGGCGCTGCTCGGGCGTCGGCTCGAACAGGAGACTCCCGACGAGCCGCGGATCTGGGTGCTCGAAGAACTCGACGCGGCGACCGCGATGCGGCTTGATCCGAGGTTGTGCATGGGTGTGGTGACCATCGCCGGCGGTTCCAGTGGGCACGGCATGCTCGCCGCTCAAGCCCGCGGTATCCCGGTGCTGACCGGCTGCCGGGAGGCCGCCGAGATCACCGACGGCCAGTTGGTGGCTTTCGATCCGGTTGCCCGCGAATTCTGGCCGCATCCCGACCAAGCCCTGCGCGTCGAACTGGCACGCCGTAACGCCGAACGCACCGCAGCCGCCGAGCGAGCGCAGCTGCGCGCTCATGAACCGGCGGTCACCACCAGCGGCCAGACGATCAAGGTGGAGGCCAACATCGGTTCGGTGGACGACGCTCAGGCGGCGGCTCACCAGGGCGCCGACGGCAGCGGCGTGGTGCGCACCGAGAACATCTTCGCCAAGGACCTCACCGCTCCGAGCGTTGAGGCACAGACCGAGGTCTTCGTGCGGATCGGTCAGACCATCGGGGGACCGATCACGATCCGGACCTGGGACCCCTCCGGCGACAAGCCGCTCGCGTTCATGCCCAATCAGCCCGAGGACAATCCGGCATTGGGGGAGCGGGGCATCCGGATGATGCGGAAGGTGCCTCAGATCTTCCGCGATCAGATCAAGGCGGCATTGCTGGCCGCCCAGCAGGTGGACTTGCAGTTGATGATCCCGATGGTCACCGACCCCGAGGAAATGGCCTGGGCGAAGCAGCAGGTCGAGACCGTCCGGGCCGAACTGGGCGTTGATCCGGTGCCGGTCGGGATGATGATCGAGGTGCCTGCCGCCGCGTTGCGGGTTGCCGAGTTCGCTGCACTGGTCGATTTCGTCAGTGTCGGCACCAACGATCTCAGCCAGTACACGCAGGCTGCGGACCGCACCAATGACGCGGTCCGGCAGCTGGCCAGGCAGGATTCGCCGGCGGTTCTGGAGCTGATCCGGCTGATCAGAGCCGCATTGCCCGGCATCCCGATGGCGGTCTGCGGCGATCTGGCCAGCGACCTCGACGCCACCCGGACCCTGATCGAGTTGGGTGCCGATGAGCTGTCCGTGCGTCCGGGCATGGTGGCCGAAATCAAGGAGGTCGTCAGGGCCATCTGA